A DNA window from Vigna unguiculata cultivar IT97K-499-35 chromosome 10, ASM411807v1, whole genome shotgun sequence contains the following coding sequences:
- the LOC114165088 gene encoding uncharacterized protein LOC114165088 isoform X2, protein MEFEDRFRHQAQRPKYDCLLFDLDDTLYPLKSGLAEACLKNIKDYMVEKLGIHPSKIDDLSNLLYKNYGTTMAGLRAIGYDFDYDEYHSFVHGRLPYENLKPDPVLRNLLLSLPYRKLIFTNADKVHAAKALNRLGLEGCFEGIICFETLNPIHKSTVSDDEDDIEFIGSRSTNPTTSSNAPATSQIFDIIEHFAKPNPSSVLPKTPIICKPSENAIELALNIANLKPQRTLFFEDSTRNIQAGKRVGLHTVLVGTSQRCKGADYALESIHNLKEAVPELWETDIKSEVAYPGKLAVETSVTA, encoded by the exons ATGGAGTTTGAAGACCGTTTCAGACACCAGGCTCAGAGACCAAAATATGATTGCCTTCTTTTTG ATTTAGATGATACTTTGTATCCCCTCAAATCTGGTCTTGCAGAAGCATGtctcaaaaatattaaag ACTACATGGTTGAGAAGCTTGGCATACACCCAAGCAAAATTGATGACTTGTCCAACCTCCTTTACAAAAACTATGGAACAACTATGGCTGGTCTAAGG GCAATTGGATATGACTTTGACTATGATGAATATCATAG TTTTGTTCATGGGAGATTACCTTATGAGAACCTAAAACCAGACCCAGTTCTGAGGAACCTCTTGCTGAGCCTACCCTATAGGAAACTT ATCTTCACAAATGCAGACAAAGTACATGCTGCTAAGGCCCTTAACAGGCTTGGATTAGAAGGCTGCTTTGAAGGAATCATATGCTTTGAGACCCTTAATCCAATCCACAAGAGCACTGTTTCTGATGATGAAGATGACATTGAGTTTATTGGTTCAAGGTCAACCAATCCAACCACTAGTAGTAATGCTCCAGCCACTTCTCAAATCTTTGACATCATAGAACATTTTGCCAAGCCCAACCCCTCTTCAGTCTTGCCAAAGACACCAATTATCTGCAAACCATCAGAAAATGCCATTGAATTGGCCCTCAACATAGCCAACCTCAAACCTCAAAGAACA TTGTTCTTTGAGGACAGTACCCGTAACATACAAGCTGGAAAACGTGTGGGGCTTCACACTGTGCTG GTTGGTACATCACAGAGATGCAAAGGTGCAGATTATGCTTTGGAAAGCATTCACAACCTTAAGGAAGCTGTGCCAGAACTATGGGAAACTGATATCAAATCAGAAGTTGCATACCCTGGAAAACTAGCTGTGGAAACATCTGTCACAGCTtga
- the LOC114165088 gene encoding uncharacterized protein LOC114165088 isoform X1 — MHCCKEMSFQLDHGSLLNEQILCFQKFIHFWKCFALSHELCSKVFLMGFEMEFEDRFRHQAQRPKYDCLLFDLDDTLYPLKSGLAEACLKNIKDYMVEKLGIHPSKIDDLSNLLYKNYGTTMAGLRAIGYDFDYDEYHSFVHGRLPYENLKPDPVLRNLLLSLPYRKLIFTNADKVHAAKALNRLGLEGCFEGIICFETLNPIHKSTVSDDEDDIEFIGSRSTNPTTSSNAPATSQIFDIIEHFAKPNPSSVLPKTPIICKPSENAIELALNIANLKPQRTLFFEDSTRNIQAGKRVGLHTVLVGTSQRCKGADYALESIHNLKEAVPELWETDIKSEVAYPGKLAVETSVTA, encoded by the exons atgCATTGCTGTAAAGAGATGTCTTTTCAGCTGGATCATGGAAGTTTGTTGAATGAGCAGATTTTATGCTTTCAAAAGTTTATTCACTTTTGGAAGTGCTTTGCTCTGTCACATGAACTCTGTTCCAAGGTTTTTTTGATGG GCTTTGAAATGGAGTTTGAAGACCGTTTCAGACACCAGGCTCAGAGACCAAAATATGATTGCCTTCTTTTTG ATTTAGATGATACTTTGTATCCCCTCAAATCTGGTCTTGCAGAAGCATGtctcaaaaatattaaag ACTACATGGTTGAGAAGCTTGGCATACACCCAAGCAAAATTGATGACTTGTCCAACCTCCTTTACAAAAACTATGGAACAACTATGGCTGGTCTAAGG GCAATTGGATATGACTTTGACTATGATGAATATCATAG TTTTGTTCATGGGAGATTACCTTATGAGAACCTAAAACCAGACCCAGTTCTGAGGAACCTCTTGCTGAGCCTACCCTATAGGAAACTT ATCTTCACAAATGCAGACAAAGTACATGCTGCTAAGGCCCTTAACAGGCTTGGATTAGAAGGCTGCTTTGAAGGAATCATATGCTTTGAGACCCTTAATCCAATCCACAAGAGCACTGTTTCTGATGATGAAGATGACATTGAGTTTATTGGTTCAAGGTCAACCAATCCAACCACTAGTAGTAATGCTCCAGCCACTTCTCAAATCTTTGACATCATAGAACATTTTGCCAAGCCCAACCCCTCTTCAGTCTTGCCAAAGACACCAATTATCTGCAAACCATCAGAAAATGCCATTGAATTGGCCCTCAACATAGCCAACCTCAAACCTCAAAGAACA TTGTTCTTTGAGGACAGTACCCGTAACATACAAGCTGGAAAACGTGTGGGGCTTCACACTGTGCTG GTTGGTACATCACAGAGATGCAAAGGTGCAGATTATGCTTTGGAAAGCATTCACAACCTTAAGGAAGCTGTGCCAGAACTATGGGAAACTGATATCAAATCAGAAGTTGCATACCCTGGAAAACTAGCTGTGGAAACATCTGTCACAGCTtga